The Shewanella sp. MTB7 genome includes a window with the following:
- a CDS encoding nucleotide-binding protein: protein MAFASMLKDTLTIHRANGETIENVKGSVQKNKIYIQRSDILIESKDRIQRSMSNGGVEEYVVIEPGFHEGLGSIKAGYQMTVEKIQGENESSTNTVKDEVLNNKVFIVHGHDELAKITLARFLEQGGLDPIILHEQASSSQTIIEKIESHSDVGYAIVLYTPCDAGAKSGSKLVPRARQNVVFEHGYFIGKLGRSKVTALVKGHVETPNDISGVVYIDLDDRGAWKMDVAKELNNAGFSFDLSKAM, encoded by the coding sequence ATGGCGTTTGCAAGCATGTTAAAAGACACCTTAACCATTCATCGAGCTAACGGTGAAACGATAGAGAATGTTAAGGGTAGTGTTCAAAAAAATAAAATTTACATTCAGCGTTCAGATATTTTAATAGAGTCAAAAGACAGAATTCAACGCTCCATGTCAAATGGTGGTGTAGAGGAATATGTAGTAATTGAGCCAGGGTTTCACGAAGGTTTAGGTAGTATTAAAGCTGGCTACCAAATGACGGTTGAAAAAATCCAAGGTGAAAATGAAAGTAGCACTAATACTGTTAAGGATGAAGTGTTGAATAACAAAGTTTTTATAGTCCATGGTCATGATGAATTAGCAAAAATAACTCTTGCACGATTTCTTGAACAAGGTGGGCTAGATCCAATTATTTTGCATGAACAAGCCAGCTCAAGCCAAACTATTATCGAAAAAATTGAGTCCCATAGTGATGTGGGTTACGCAATAGTTTTGTATACACCATGTGATGCAGGGGCAAAATCTGGATCTAAACTTGTTCCTAGAGCTCGTCAGAATGTTGTGTTCGAGCATGGCTATTTCATAGGAAAACTGGGACGTTCTAAGGTTACTGCTTTAGTCAAAGGACATGTAGAAACGCCTAATGACATTAGTGGTGTTGTGTACATAGACCTAGATGATCGTGGTGCTTGGAAAATGGACGTAGCTAAAGAGTTAAATAACGCTGGGTTTTCTTTTGATTTAAGTAAAGCAATGTGA
- a CDS encoding gp16 family protein — MMKKQFKPRSWYIKMIHIGKNQLKVDEQSYRANLMELTGKRSCLDMEIPDLFKVLEFLKSKGFKFKAGKATKSTKKSAPTQLDKLRHIWITMNHQGFLRDGSDHALNKWSMGQTKRLNNGNAIAKLEWLQPNMISALIEQLKRWHMRMLSEAIEHQYLAAGLLSQEGQLNAEDYQAFVDLDDCLKKSKNQENLSGIYNALSIILSHDRTTPKHSW, encoded by the coding sequence ATGATGAAAAAGCAATTTAAGCCTAGATCTTGGTACATCAAGATGATCCATATTGGTAAGAATCAGTTAAAAGTTGATGAACAATCCTACCGTGCAAACTTGATGGAGCTAACAGGTAAGCGATCGTGCTTGGATATGGAGATCCCAGACCTCTTTAAGGTTTTGGAGTTTCTCAAGTCTAAAGGCTTTAAATTTAAGGCAGGTAAAGCAACCAAGTCAACCAAGAAGTCAGCACCAACACAACTTGATAAGCTACGCCATATTTGGATAACCATGAACCATCAGGGCTTTTTAAGAGATGGATCTGACCATGCATTAAATAAGTGGAGCATGGGGCAAACTAAACGCCTCAATAATGGTAATGCTATCGCCAAGCTGGAATGGCTACAACCCAACATGATTAGTGCTCTGATTGAGCAGCTTAAAAGATGGCACATGCGCATGCTTAGCGAGGCTATCGAGCATCAATATTTAGCGGCGGGTTTACTAAGCCAGGAAGGGCAGCTTAATGCAGAGGACTATCAAGCTTTTGTTGATCTTGATGATTGCTTAAAAAAGTCGAAAAACCAAGAAAACCTGAGTGGTATTTATAACGCATTAAGCATTATTTTGTCACATGACAGAACCACGCCTAAGCATAGTTGGTGA
- a CDS encoding DUF3164 family protein has translation MNEITLPPGFMCDAKGNLVALSNIKAIDLIRDELVGKLSGLAIKQQAQMRAFKTSMLNELESFVSLSADEYQLKLGGKKGNITLLNFNSTLKIQIAISDQLQFDERLQVAKQLIDECIHDWSNGANDRIRTLVEHAFQVDKEGQVSTARILGLRRLDMEDERWDRAMKAIADSIQVTDSKSYIRFYKRSDTENAWQAISLDIAAL, from the coding sequence ATGAATGAAATAACGTTACCACCAGGATTTATGTGTGATGCCAAGGGCAATCTAGTCGCGCTCAGTAACATTAAAGCCATTGACCTTATCCGCGATGAGTTAGTGGGTAAATTGTCCGGCTTAGCCATTAAGCAGCAGGCACAAATGCGAGCCTTTAAGACGTCTATGCTTAATGAACTTGAATCGTTTGTATCCCTGTCAGCCGATGAGTACCAGCTAAAACTTGGCGGCAAGAAAGGCAACATTACCTTATTAAATTTTAATAGTACCTTGAAAATTCAAATAGCAATAAGTGATCAACTGCAATTTGATGAACGGTTACAAGTAGCTAAGCAGTTAATTGATGAATGCATTCATGACTGGTCAAACGGGGCGAATGACCGCATTCGAACCTTAGTAGAGCATGCGTTTCAAGTTGACAAAGAGGGCCAAGTGTCAACAGCAAGAATTTTGGGCTTACGCAGACTCGATATGGAAGATGAACGTTGGGATCGTGCCATGAAAGCCATTGCCGATTCAATCCAGGTGACGGACAGCAAGTCTTATATTCGCTTTTACAAACGCAGCGACACTGAAAATGCGTGGCAAGCGATATCACTTGATATAGCAGCACTTTAG
- a CDS encoding Mor transcription activator family protein, with protein sequence MSQRERSAAFLLDMIIHIESLLIEFGIEKDKATKVAQNTVDKIRLAYGREQFYFPRGDSLDVVLSHHKIYAKFRGNNHVELAKEFDLSVPYVYRIVKAIQSAEIAEKQSELF encoded by the coding sequence ATGAGTCAACGTGAACGTTCTGCAGCATTTCTACTCGATATGATTATTCATATCGAGTCTTTGCTTATTGAGTTTGGCATTGAGAAAGATAAAGCTACAAAAGTCGCTCAGAATACTGTTGATAAAATCCGCCTAGCATATGGCCGTGAACAGTTTTACTTCCCACGTGGTGACAGCTTAGATGTGGTACTTTCTCATCATAAGATCTATGCAAAATTCAGAGGCAATAATCATGTCGAACTTGCTAAAGAATTTGATCTTTCAGTTCCCTATGTTTATCGCATTGTAAAAGCCATTCAAAGTGCAGAGATCGCAGAAAAACAGTCTGAATTATTTTAA